One genomic segment of Candidatus Krumholzibacteriia bacterium includes these proteins:
- a CDS encoding fatty acid desaturase has translation MTPWRSLVAPYHQPDSKLALWQVSTSFLPYIALWYMMVRSLEISYGLTLGLAVLAAGFLVRVFIVLHDCGHGSFLRSRRWNDAFGFVGGVLSFTPYHYWRHTHAIHHATAGNLDRRGVGDIWTMTMREYREASPWCRLRFRLYRNPFCLFLVGPVFVVLIKNRFAGAKFGWRWQRSVLWANLAMLGLGVALSLALGVQSYVLIQLPVLIFSTAFGVWLFYVQHQFEGVSWQRQQHWDHFTTAMRGSSYYALPKVLQWFSGNIGFHHIHHLSPRIPNYFLERCHRENPLLQKATKLRLFTSLRSIRYRVWDEERNRLVGLGLPWL, from the coding sequence GTGACCCCCTGGCGAAGCCTGGTCGCCCCTTATCACCAACCAGACAGCAAGCTCGCCCTCTGGCAGGTGAGTACCTCTTTCCTGCCCTACATCGCGCTCTGGTACATGATGGTTCGGAGTCTCGAGATCTCTTATGGGCTCACCCTGGGTCTGGCGGTGCTCGCCGCCGGCTTCCTGGTACGCGTGTTCATCGTGCTCCACGACTGCGGCCACGGATCGTTCCTACGGTCGCGGCGCTGGAACGACGCTTTCGGCTTCGTGGGCGGTGTCCTCAGCTTTACTCCCTATCACTACTGGCGGCACACCCACGCCATCCACCACGCCACGGCTGGGAACCTGGACCGGCGCGGGGTTGGCGACATCTGGACGATGACGATGCGCGAGTACCGGGAGGCGTCCCCCTGGTGCCGTCTGCGCTTCCGCCTTTACCGCAACCCCTTCTGCCTCTTCCTTGTCGGCCCGGTGTTCGTGGTCCTGATCAAGAATCGCTTCGCCGGCGCGAAGTTCGGCTGGCGCTGGCAGCGCAGCGTGCTCTGGGCGAATCTGGCCATGCTCGGTCTGGGAGTCGCCTTGAGCCTGGCTTTGGGGGTCCAATCCTATGTGCTCATCCAGCTTCCGGTCCTCATCTTCTCCACCGCCTTCGGAGTCTGGCTCTTCTACGTGCAACACCAATTCGAAGGCGTCAGCTGGCAGCGGCAGCAGCACTGGGACCATTTCACCACTGCCATGCGCGGCAGCAGCTACTACGCGCTCCCCAAAGTCCTGCAGTGGTTCAGCGGCAACATTGGCTTCCATCACATCCATCATCTGAGCCCGCGGATCCCCAACTACTTCCTGGAGCGCTGCCACCGCGAAAACCCGCTGCTGCAGAAGGCCACGAAGCTGCGCCTCTTCACCAGCCTGCGGTCGATCCGCTATCGAGTCTGGGACGAGGAACGGAACCGGCTGGTGGGCCTGGGACTGCCTTGGCTCTGA